DNA from Campylobacter lari:
AAAGCATATAAACAATTAGAACAGCTTGATGGGGTGATAAGTATTAATATGGTATTTTCGTATCAAGATTTGGATGAAGAAAGAGAAAAAATTTTAAAAGCAAATTTTGAGGCAAATACTTTTGATGAAAATTTAAAAAAAGATAATTTAGAATACTATGGTAATGTTTTTAGAAAGTATTGATTATGATTTTTTTAATTCCTTTAATTGTGATTATTTCTTCTATTTTTATCATTGATCACTTTTATTTTTCCAAAGAGAATGAAGTTGTAAAAGAAAAAAAACAAGTAGTGCAAAAAAACACCGATTCTGATAAACAAAGATATCTTGAAAATATATTAAATCAAAAATAATCATGTACACACAAATTTCATATAAAAAATTCTTTTGGATTAATATTTCAGTTGTGATTACTCTTGCTTTAAATTTAAGAGCACCTATAACTTCCATAGGTCCTATGATAGAACATATTCAAGAATATTACAATATCAATTCTACTTTAGCAGGTATGCTAACAACCTTACCTTTAATAGCTTTTGGTCTTATATCGTTTTTTGTAGCGTATTTTTCACAAATTAAAGCTTTGTTTTTTGCCTTAATTTTGATTGTCTTTGGAGAAGTTATTAGAAGTTATGGAGGAACTATAGGTTTATTTTCTGGGGTTTTTTTGATAGGAGCAGGCATTGCAATAGCTAATGTTTTATTACCTTCTTTTGTAAAAGAAAAATTTTCTAAAAATACTTATAAGATAATGGGTTTATATGGATCAATTATAGGCTTATCTTCAATTGCTGGCGTGGCCTTATCGCTTCCTTTGCTTAAATTTTTTGATGTACCTCAAGCTATGTTTTTTTGGGCTATATTGGCTTTAATTGCTTTGATTTTTTATTTTCCACATTTGAAAAATAAAAGATTATTACGCCCTAAAAAGAAAAATATTAATAAAGTGAATATCTTTTTAAACTTAACAGCCTGGAAAGTTACTATTGTAATGGGATTGCAAAGTTTTTTATCTTATAGTCTTTTTGCATGGCTTAGTGTGATGATTAGTGAAAAGGGCTTTGGAATTGACTTTGGTTCTAATGTTTTATTATTATCTCAAATCATAGGGATGCCCGTGGCATTTTTACTACCTATCATTTTAGGAAAGCTTAGATCTCGTGCTAAAAGTTTTGCTATAGTGATGTTAGGGTTTTTGTATTTTTTAAGTTTTATGATGATTTTTCTTTTTAAGGTAAAAGCGATTTTGTTTTTAGCGGCTATTTTTTTAGGTTTTGCTTCTAGTGGAGTTTTTACAATTTCGTTATTATTTATTGCTATCAAAAGCTCAAATTCTATCATAGCGGCTAAACTTTCTGCTATGTCGCAAGGTATAGGGTATTTAATAGCTGCTCAATCACCTTGGATTATAGGCATGCTTCATGATAATTTTAGAAATTTCACTTCAGGCTTTATTATGCTTATTGTGGTAGCTATAATACTTAACATTTTTGTATTTTTAGCATATAAGGCTCCTGTGATTAAGTGAAAATTAAAAATAAATTAAAGCCTTTTTTGTTAGAATTTTAGGATTTTATTTTTGTGAGTTAATAATGCGATATACAGTAACAGAGGCTTCTATTTATGAAGCACAAGGCTTAAAAGATGAGGCTTTGGAGATTTATAAAAATATATTAAAACAAGATCCGCAAAATAAAAATGCCATTGATGCTATAAGGCGTTTGAGTGGCTTGCGTTCTAATCATGAAGATTTAAATTATGATATGCTTGATTTTTTTGTCAATATGAAAAGTGAAGAAGAAATTAATGAATTTAAAAGGTGGTTGATAAAACTATGAATATAGAAGATTTAGCAAAAATGGCTATTAGTGAAGTTAATTCGCAATTAGATAACAAAAAA
Protein-coding regions in this window:
- a CDS encoding MFS transporter, which gives rise to MYTQISYKKFFWINISVVITLALNLRAPITSIGPMIEHIQEYYNINSTLAGMLTTLPLIAFGLISFFVAYFSQIKALFFALILIVFGEVIRSYGGTIGLFSGVFLIGAGIAIANVLLPSFVKEKFSKNTYKIMGLYGSIIGLSSIAGVALSLPLLKFFDVPQAMFFWAILALIALIFYFPHLKNKRLLRPKKKNINKVNIFLNLTAWKVTIVMGLQSFLSYSLFAWLSVMISEKGFGIDFGSNVLLLSQIIGMPVAFLLPIILGKLRSRAKSFAIVMLGFLYFLSFMMIFLFKVKAILFLAAIFLGFASSGVFTISLLFIAIKSSNSIIAAKLSAMSQGIGYLIAAQSPWIIGMLHDNFRNFTSGFIMLIVVAIILNIFVFLAYKAPVIK
- a CDS encoding chaperone NapD — translated: MNLSSVLILTKEEKLEKLKEQIQQTPCCSVELAQEEKIIVVIESENLDDELKAYKQLEQLDGVISINMVFSYQDLDEEREKILKANFEANTFDENLKKDNLEYYGNVFRKY